A window of Candidatus Vicinibacter proximus contains these coding sequences:
- the nhaD gene encoding sodium:proton antiporter NhaD, which produces MLFVILFSFILGYVLIVLEQPLKIDKAVSGILTGVICWVFVSMAPGLVESGMTPESEIGHHLGEIAQILLFLIGAMTIVELVDAHKGFNLLSDLIQTKKKASLLIVVSIITFFLSAVLDNLTTTIVMISLIRKLVPDQESRKWYAGFIIIAANAGGAWSPLGDVTTTMLWIGEKVSSMELVKLVFIPSILCLAVPLALAILFTNHFKGPVIAQEKDHDHVLGSSRFMLITGILALLSVPVFKLLTHLPPFMGMMLALSVVWLISEFVDPKMDNFHVEDRHKLTARYALSRIEIPGILFFFGILTAVAALQSVGLLTVLATGLDAILGNYNYVAIMLGVLSSIIDNVPLVAASMGMYSLPEDHGFWHFIAYAAGTGGSMLIIGSAAGVAAMGMENLQFMWYLKRIGGLAAVGFLAGSLWMLLVGA; this is translated from the coding sequence ATGCTTTTTGTTATCTTATTCAGTTTTATTTTGGGCTATGTACTCATTGTACTGGAGCAGCCCCTCAAAATTGACAAAGCTGTATCGGGGATATTAACCGGTGTTATTTGTTGGGTGTTTGTTTCTATGGCACCGGGACTTGTTGAATCCGGAATGACTCCTGAGTCTGAGATAGGACATCATCTTGGTGAGATAGCCCAGATTTTATTATTCCTGATTGGTGCCATGACCATTGTTGAATTGGTGGATGCGCACAAAGGATTTAATCTATTGTCGGACCTAATCCAAACTAAAAAAAAGGCCAGTTTATTGATAGTAGTGTCCATCATTACCTTTTTTCTATCTGCCGTTTTAGATAATCTGACAACTACCATTGTAATGATTTCATTAATTCGCAAACTGGTACCTGACCAGGAAAGCAGAAAGTGGTATGCAGGATTTATCATCATTGCAGCCAATGCCGGAGGAGCCTGGTCCCCACTGGGGGACGTTACTACTACCATGCTTTGGATTGGTGAAAAGGTAAGTTCCATGGAATTAGTGAAGTTGGTTTTTATTCCATCCATTTTATGCCTGGCAGTACCATTAGCCCTTGCGATACTTTTTACCAACCATTTCAAAGGCCCTGTGATTGCTCAAGAAAAAGATCATGACCATGTCCTTGGTTCCAGTCGTTTTATGTTGATTACCGGTATATTGGCATTATTGTCCGTTCCGGTTTTTAAATTATTAACTCATTTGCCTCCATTTATGGGAATGATGCTAGCGCTCTCAGTGGTGTGGTTAATCTCAGAATTTGTGGATCCAAAGATGGATAATTTTCATGTTGAGGACAGGCATAAGCTTACAGCTAGATATGCTCTCTCCAGAATTGAGATACCCGGGATCCTTTTTTTCTTTGGTATTTTGACTGCGGTTGCAGCCTTGCAATCAGTTGGTTTACTGACTGTACTTGCAACCGGCTTGGATGCGATACTTGGGAATTACAATTATGTCGCTATAATGTTGGGTGTATTGTCTTCGATCATAGACAATGTTCCACTGGTTGCCGCATCTATGGGGATGTATTCACTGCCTGAAGATCATGGATTCTGGCATTTTATCGCTTATGCAGCCGGTACGGGTGGATCTATGCTGATTATAGGATCAGCGGCAGGAGTTGCGGCAATGGGTATGGAGAACCTTCAATTTATGTGGTATCTTAAAAGAATTGGGGGATTGGCAGCTGTTGGATTTCTTGCAGGATCCTTGTGGATGCTTTTGGTTGGAGCTTAA
- a CDS encoding Bax inhibitor-1/YccA family protein has product MAFKNPFQLKTGSSPLLRESILTNQDNLGDVIGTERMTVSGTINRSLILGFILVLTSCISYIMPNAIFMWVGVIGGLICVITAAFKTQWSPILAPLYVAFEGLFVGTVSFMYASMFNGIVFQAVSLTMAVFFLMLFLYKSGIIKVNNTFRSVIIGATGAIALVYIVTMILGFFNVQVPFIYGNGLFGIGFSVLVVGIAAFNLMLDFDFFDKGESAGLPKYMEWYAAMGLWVTLIWLYLEMLRLLSKLSSRD; this is encoded by the coding sequence ATGGCATTTAAAAATCCATTCCAACTTAAAACAGGGTCCAGCCCGTTGCTCAGAGAATCTATTCTAACCAATCAGGACAATCTTGGAGACGTTATTGGGACAGAGAGAATGACTGTAAGTGGAACCATTAACAGGTCTTTGATTCTGGGGTTCATACTTGTGCTTACTTCCTGTATATCCTATATCATGCCCAATGCTATATTTATGTGGGTAGGCGTAATTGGTGGATTGATATGTGTGATAACCGCGGCATTTAAAACGCAATGGTCGCCCATTTTGGCACCATTGTATGTTGCATTTGAAGGACTATTTGTAGGCACAGTTTCATTCATGTATGCCAGCATGTTTAACGGCATAGTTTTTCAGGCGGTTTCGCTGACTATGGCTGTTTTTTTTCTGATGCTTTTCCTATACAAGTCAGGCATTATCAAGGTCAATAATACTTTCAGGTCCGTAATCATAGGCGCTACAGGTGCTATTGCATTGGTTTATATAGTCACCATGATTTTGGGATTTTTTAATGTTCAGGTCCCTTTTATTTATGGCAATGGTTTATTTGGCATTGGTTTCAGCGTTTTGGTTGTGGGTATTGCTGCGTTTAACCTGATGCTTGATTTTGATTTTTTTGATAAAGGAGAATCGGCAGGTTTACCAAAGTACATGGAATGGTATGCTGCCATGGGGCTTTGGGTGACACTGATTTGGCTTTACCTGGAGATGCTAAGACTATTATCTAAATTGTCCAGTAGGGATTAA
- a CDS encoding ribonuclease HII produces the protein MKLKSYYKLIKYEAGCDEAGRGCLAGPVVAAAVILDPDNPILGLNDSKQLSDLQRRVLREEIVHKALAYAICESSPQEIDRINILRASLKAMANCVLKLNPKPEFILVDGNKTIPIAHIPQLAVVKGDSLYQAIAAASILAKTSRDDIMARLHEEFPVYGWDQNKAYPTKFHRSMILMHGPSLHHRKTFKVSSPDLSKNLFNP, from the coding sequence GTGAAACTCAAATCATATTACAAATTAATTAAATATGAAGCAGGTTGTGATGAAGCAGGACGTGGTTGCCTTGCCGGACCAGTCGTAGCTGCTGCGGTAATCCTTGATCCGGACAATCCAATCCTGGGCTTGAATGACAGTAAACAATTATCAGATCTTCAAAGAAGGGTGCTTAGAGAAGAAATTGTCCATAAAGCTCTGGCCTATGCAATTTGTGAGTCATCCCCACAGGAAATTGACCGAATCAACATACTGCGAGCCAGCCTGAAAGCAATGGCAAATTGTGTGCTAAAATTAAACCCTAAACCTGAATTTATTCTGGTGGATGGTAATAAAACCATACCCATCGCCCATATTCCACAACTTGCAGTGGTCAAAGGGGACAGCTTATACCAGGCCATTGCGGCGGCTTCTATTTTGGCAAAGACAAGTCGTGATGACATCATGGCTCGCCTCCATGAAGAATTTCCTGTATATGGATGGGATCAAAATAAAGCATACCCAACCAAATTCCACCGCAGCATGATCCTGATGCATGGTCCATCGCTACATCATCGAAAAACTTTTAAAGTCAGCTCTCCTGATTTATCTAAAAACCTCTTCAATCCATGA
- a CDS encoding immune inhibitor A, giving the protein MRSQFIRLLLFVFVLPTLSIGQHDWHKIKISLEGKTIRDLQYTGLAFDHGQYEPGISFTGDFTHEEMEKLEKAGFKLEIVANKILIQPRTPVSCDSISDGGPVFKLPSNYPYGSMNGFPNLNELYESLDLMQELYPKLITVRKSVGNFRTEEGNLIYYVKISDNPDLDESEPEILYTALHHAREPVSMSQMLYFMWHLLENYGQDQEITKLVNSRAMYFIPCVNPDGYLYNQKTNPAGQGFWRKNRKEDTDGVGVDLNRNYGYQWGYNDTGSSPLWGSETFRGENAFSEIETKAIRQFCIDHEFQIALNYHSHGDLLIVPWGYSSLNTVDSSLFSAMATQYTRYNRFRVGSSFSTLNYEVNGVSDDWMYGDVVSKNKIFAFTPEVGYNFWPERKDILRINQSTQFMNKMAAWNAGACAEMKDHSPEVLAVDQGSLNVFVQRTGVAQAAIHVVCSSDHPNHVFIQNIIPFVLEPGAGYMVPIEYTLGPGLSRGEVINFTIKLTTGDYEQTIQARKVYWGNPAWEEKCLDQNQWMSPNNNPLVITTESYTSAPGSFTDSPNKKLTPGREYRMRTTVPIDLRNAASAFLSLQAKWDLNPESDFAQVQISTDGISFEPICGRYTVRGGNFQDLDNPVYSGSQKNWIAEWIDLKKYLGRSIYLQIFVNTNYSEIPYDGFYVDDIKLFTSFYTSNHESERSLIHVYPQPAHAYLEIRSEDILPAKLNLSQLDGKTLEMPLKHLGSGHWRMDVAGLQPGVYLLHYVNAQGHQEIQKISIQ; this is encoded by the coding sequence ATGAGGTCTCAATTTATCCGATTGCTATTGTTTGTTTTTGTTTTACCCACCCTCAGCATCGGTCAGCACGACTGGCATAAAATCAAGATTTCACTGGAAGGAAAAACAATTCGAGACCTCCAGTATACGGGCCTGGCATTTGATCACGGACAGTATGAACCGGGTATAAGTTTTACCGGTGATTTCACCCATGAAGAAATGGAGAAACTGGAAAAAGCCGGTTTCAAATTAGAAATAGTTGCCAATAAGATATTGATTCAACCGCGCACTCCGGTAAGTTGCGATTCAATTTCTGATGGTGGTCCAGTATTCAAATTACCCAGTAATTACCCATATGGTTCAATGAATGGATTTCCGAATTTAAATGAATTATATGAATCCCTTGATTTGATGCAGGAGCTATACCCCAAGCTTATCACAGTGCGGAAATCTGTTGGAAACTTCCGAACAGAGGAAGGAAATCTGATCTATTATGTAAAAATATCTGATAACCCGGATTTGGATGAATCAGAGCCGGAGATTCTTTATACTGCACTTCACCACGCACGTGAACCGGTAAGTATGTCACAGATGCTTTATTTTATGTGGCATTTACTGGAGAATTATGGACAAGATCAGGAGATAACCAAGTTGGTAAATTCCAGAGCCATGTATTTCATTCCATGTGTAAATCCTGATGGTTATCTGTACAACCAGAAAACCAACCCTGCGGGACAGGGATTTTGGCGAAAAAACAGAAAAGAAGATACAGATGGAGTTGGCGTAGACCTAAACCGAAATTATGGATATCAGTGGGGATATAACGATACAGGTTCATCTCCTTTATGGGGTTCCGAAACTTTCAGAGGAGAGAACGCATTTTCAGAAATTGAAACAAAGGCCATCCGTCAATTTTGTATAGATCATGAATTTCAGATTGCATTGAATTATCACTCTCATGGAGATTTGTTGATTGTGCCTTGGGGATATTCCAGTTTGAATACAGTGGATTCCAGTTTATTTTCTGCAATGGCTACCCAGTATACGCGTTACAACCGTTTCAGAGTTGGGTCTTCCTTCAGTACACTTAACTATGAAGTGAACGGAGTAAGTGATGATTGGATGTATGGAGATGTGGTTTCCAAAAACAAGATCTTTGCATTTACCCCTGAGGTAGGGTATAATTTCTGGCCTGAGCGAAAAGACATTCTTCGAATCAATCAAAGTACTCAGTTTATGAATAAAATGGCCGCATGGAATGCAGGGGCCTGTGCGGAAATGAAAGACCATAGTCCCGAAGTGCTTGCGGTGGACCAAGGTAGTCTTAATGTGTTTGTTCAGCGTACAGGAGTAGCGCAGGCAGCCATTCATGTGGTATGCAGCAGCGATCATCCTAACCATGTCTTCATACAAAACATAATCCCATTTGTCTTAGAGCCCGGAGCCGGTTATATGGTTCCAATTGAATATACTTTGGGTCCTGGATTGAGTCGGGGAGAGGTAATAAATTTTACGATTAAACTGACCACAGGTGATTATGAACAGACTATTCAGGCAAGAAAGGTTTATTGGGGAAATCCTGCCTGGGAAGAAAAATGTTTAGATCAAAACCAATGGATGTCACCAAACAATAATCCACTGGTCATTACAACAGAAAGTTATACCTCCGCCCCTGGTTCTTTTACGGATAGTCCGAATAAAAAACTTACCCCGGGAAGAGAATATCGGATGCGTACAACGGTTCCGATAGATCTTCGTAATGCAGCCAGTGCATTTTTGAGTTTGCAGGCCAAATGGGATTTGAATCCGGAGTCTGATTTTGCACAAGTGCAGATATCTACAGATGGGATATCCTTTGAGCCGATATGTGGTAGATACACTGTGCGGGGTGGAAATTTTCAAGATCTGGACAACCCGGTTTATTCCGGTAGTCAGAAGAACTGGATTGCTGAATGGATTGATCTCAAAAAATACTTAGGCAGAAGTATCTATTTACAAATTTTTGTAAATACCAATTACAGTGAAATACCTTATGATGGCTTTTATGTGGACGATATAAAGTTATTTACCTCATTTTATACTAGCAATCATGAATCTGAGCGCTCGCTGATCCATGTTTATCCACAACCAGCACATGCCTATCTGGAAATCAGGTCAGAGGATATCTTGCCTGCTAAGCTGAATTTAAGTCAGTTGGATGGAAAAACGCTGGAGATGCCTTTAAAACATCTTGGTTCGGGACATTGGCGAATGGATGTGGCAGGTCTGCAACCGGGTGTCTATTTATTGCATTATGTCAATGCCCAAGGGCATCAGGAAATCCAAAAAATAAGTATTCAATAG
- a CDS encoding aldehyde dehydrogenase family protein, which translates to MIQVNLAALQLKEENSGSWCGSRSFLSGEWISSYSPVDGKLIGKVSQTDEKEYENIINEAHEAFLTWRMVPAPKRGEFVRQLGEELRRHKEDLGALVSYEMGKSLQEGLGEVQEMIDICDFAVGLSRQLYGLTMHSERPLHRMYEQWHPLGVVGVISAFNFPVAVWSWNAALAWVCGNTVVWKPSEKTPLCSVAVQHIVCKVLAQNNYPQSVSCILNGDAVLGHKLCQDVRIPLISATGSARMGRSIGVTVAERFGKSILELGGNNAVIISETADLKKVLPAIVFGAVGTAGQRCTSTRRLIIHESKYAEVRQVMQKAYGQLRIGNPLDQQNHVGPLIDRRAVEIYLKALEQIKVQGGRMLVEGGVIEGADFSSGCYVRPCIAEVKSDMKIVHEETFAPILYLMTYKTLDEAISIQNNVPQGLSSAIMTESLREAELFLSATGSDCGIANVNIGTSGAEIGGAFGGEKETGGGRESGSDAWKAYMRRQTNTISYSDTLTLAQGIKFDL; encoded by the coding sequence ATGATACAAGTAAATTTGGCTGCACTACAGCTTAAGGAAGAAAATTCCGGAAGCTGGTGTGGGAGCAGGTCTTTTCTTTCCGGAGAATGGATTTCCAGTTATTCACCGGTTGACGGTAAACTTATTGGAAAAGTAAGTCAAACCGATGAAAAGGAGTATGAGAATATCATTAACGAAGCGCATGAAGCTTTTTTAACGTGGCGGATGGTTCCGGCACCGAAACGTGGCGAGTTTGTACGTCAATTGGGAGAAGAACTCAGAAGGCACAAAGAAGATCTTGGTGCATTGGTTTCCTATGAGATGGGTAAAAGTCTTCAGGAAGGCCTTGGGGAGGTCCAGGAGATGATAGACATCTGTGATTTTGCTGTAGGCCTCAGCAGGCAGTTGTATGGACTTACGATGCATTCGGAACGTCCATTGCACAGGATGTATGAGCAATGGCATCCTTTGGGAGTGGTAGGTGTAATTTCTGCGTTTAATTTTCCGGTTGCTGTGTGGTCCTGGAATGCAGCGTTAGCCTGGGTGTGCGGAAATACAGTGGTCTGGAAGCCCTCTGAAAAAACACCACTTTGCAGTGTAGCTGTGCAGCATATTGTATGTAAAGTGTTGGCACAAAACAATTATCCGCAAAGTGTATCCTGTATCCTAAATGGTGATGCAGTTCTTGGGCATAAATTATGTCAGGATGTTAGAATACCGCTAATTTCGGCAACTGGATCTGCGCGTATGGGAAGATCAATTGGGGTGACTGTAGCAGAACGATTTGGCAAAAGCATTTTAGAACTTGGAGGAAACAATGCGGTCATTATCAGTGAAACTGCTGATCTTAAAAAAGTATTGCCAGCCATTGTGTTTGGGGCAGTAGGAACAGCCGGTCAGAGATGTACTTCTACCAGAAGATTGATTATTCACGAATCCAAATATGCGGAAGTCAGACAGGTGATGCAAAAGGCCTATGGTCAGTTGAGAATAGGCAATCCGCTGGATCAGCAAAACCATGTTGGCCCATTGATAGATAGGCGTGCTGTAGAAATATATTTGAAAGCATTGGAGCAAATAAAAGTTCAAGGAGGTCGCATGTTGGTAGAAGGTGGTGTAATCGAGGGGGCTGATTTCTCCAGTGGATGTTATGTACGGCCATGTATAGCGGAAGTAAAGTCAGACATGAAGATTGTGCATGAGGAAACGTTTGCGCCTATACTTTATTTAATGACTTACAAGACCCTTGATGAGGCCATTTCCATACAAAATAATGTTCCTCAGGGATTATCCTCTGCCATCATGACAGAAAGTCTAAGAGAAGCGGAATTATTTTTATCCGCAACCGGATCTGATTGTGGCATTGCGAATGTGAACATTGGAACTTCAGGAGCAGAAATCGGTGGTGCATTTGGGGGAGAGAAGGAGACCGGAGGTGGTAGAGAGTCCGGATCGGATGCCTGGAAAGCCTATATGCGAAGACAAACCAATACCATAAGTTACAGTGATACCTTGACTTTAGCACAGGGAATAAAATTTGATCTATAG
- a CDS encoding T9SS type A sorting domain-containing protein — protein sequence MHKFLIPILLFITSLNLNGQSQNYLRLYFEINPKFNANLIFKELDHEATYASEDGFISEIAESTFEKIKPYLLHTKILISDMEGYYEENLKADYAKLLQENRETQTPSFVPKGFKLGSMSGYLTLEEIYATLDSMAQDYPHLITVKKSIGSTYENRPIYSVKISDNPNEEENEPEVLYTALHHAREPIGMMQLIYFMYHILESYESNDSIKCLLNDRQLYFVPVVNPDGYFFNQTNRPAGGGNWRKNRKKNINGTVGVDLNRNYPYQWGFDDDGSSPEGNSEIYRGSSPGSEPEIKAIMNFCKSHNFKNALNYHTFGNLLLYPWGYAEEICEDKENFETFAQEYVRSNKFLPGSPPEILYNANGGSDDWMYGEQFSKSKIFSFTPEVGLASEGFWPIASRIIPNCESTLPMNLLHANYGGASLDVISTNSPLQINNNTWTYTLKVRNRGLHKSLSHIIAQSANNYFEITDSKFAVDSLSEIEIKLTLKVKEGTPGIFTIPVEINLSDNFCNHWSTTLDLDYAGVPTNTKNYSDSDIRIHSNKIVLTNPEHYHKISLYNLQGKLLKTEIPAHEINIEALIPGLYFIKLESKNQSIKNYRFVVN from the coding sequence ATGCATAAATTTCTAATTCCAATTCTTCTATTCATTACAAGCCTAAATTTAAATGGGCAATCTCAAAATTACCTGAGGCTGTATTTTGAAATAAATCCAAAGTTCAATGCCAACTTAATTTTTAAAGAACTGGATCATGAAGCCACTTATGCCTCAGAGGATGGATTCATTTCAGAAATTGCGGAAAGTACTTTTGAAAAAATAAAACCTTACCTGCTCCATACAAAAATATTGATCTCTGACATGGAAGGATACTATGAGGAAAACCTTAAAGCAGATTATGCAAAACTGTTGCAAGAAAATAGAGAAACCCAAACACCTTCTTTCGTGCCAAAAGGATTTAAACTAGGTTCGATGAGCGGATATTTAACCTTAGAAGAAATCTATGCAACGCTGGACAGTATGGCGCAGGATTATCCTCATTTGATCACAGTTAAAAAATCCATCGGCAGCACTTACGAAAACCGTCCAATTTACTCTGTGAAAATATCAGATAATCCGAATGAAGAAGAAAACGAACCGGAAGTATTGTACACGGCCTTACACCATGCACGCGAACCAATTGGCATGATGCAATTAATTTATTTTATGTACCACATTCTGGAATCTTATGAAAGCAATGATTCCATAAAATGCCTGCTGAATGATCGCCAACTTTATTTTGTTCCGGTAGTTAATCCGGATGGTTATTTTTTCAATCAAACCAACAGACCGGCAGGTGGTGGAAACTGGAGAAAAAACAGGAAGAAGAATATTAATGGAACCGTGGGCGTCGATCTTAATAGAAACTATCCTTACCAATGGGGATTTGATGATGACGGATCTTCACCGGAAGGCAATTCGGAAATTTACAGAGGATCCTCACCCGGTTCCGAGCCGGAAATAAAGGCCATCATGAATTTTTGCAAATCGCACAATTTCAAGAATGCATTGAACTATCATACCTTCGGAAACTTACTTTTATATCCATGGGGATACGCGGAAGAAATATGTGAAGACAAGGAAAATTTCGAAACATTCGCACAAGAGTATGTTCGGTCTAATAAATTTCTTCCGGGAAGTCCTCCTGAAATTCTGTACAACGCGAATGGTGGTTCAGACGATTGGATGTATGGCGAACAATTTTCAAAATCTAAAATATTTTCTTTCACTCCTGAAGTTGGTTTGGCTTCAGAGGGCTTCTGGCCCATAGCTTCACGCATCATACCTAATTGTGAAAGCACACTGCCAATGAATCTTTTACATGCTAATTATGGAGGAGCATCGCTGGACGTTATTTCAACCAATTCTCCCCTCCAGATCAACAACAATACCTGGACCTACACTTTAAAAGTCCGCAATCGAGGTTTGCATAAAAGTTTGTCACACATCATCGCCCAGTCTGCAAATAACTATTTTGAAATTACAGATTCCAAGTTTGCAGTTGATTCTCTTTCCGAAATAGAAATTAAACTTACCCTAAAAGTAAAAGAGGGCACTCCGGGTATTTTCACAATTCCGGTGGAAATTAATTTATCGGATAATTTTTGCAACCATTGGAGTACTACCCTGGATTTGGATTACGCCGGAGTTCCAACAAACACAAAAAATTATTCTGACTCCGACATCAGAATTCATTCAAACAAAATTGTACTCACCAATCCGGAACACTACCACAAAATTTCTCTGTACAATCTTCAGGGAAAATTGTTAAAAACGGAAATTCCCGCTCATGAAATAAACATCGAGGCATTGATACCCGGTCTCTATTTCATCAAACTTGAATCAAAAAATCAATCGATAAAAAATTATAGGTTTGTAGTGAATTGA
- a CDS encoding glycosyltransferase family 39 protein: protein MKQFISKYFLFNGSSVWILWLLFIIFLLRAIIVCTMGLMPQDAYYFFYSEHLDLSYFDHPPAVAYMLRGFTYLLGHSVWSIKCTDFIMGCASLFLFFKLSQKFNSNLVVGKSVILFASTLMLTVLMINTTPDVPLIFFWTLTILFFYHAIFEDKTIYWLLGGMAMGLAFDSKYTALMLPAGLILFLLLSQKYRPYLISYKFILAFLVWIVFIAPVIIWNVQHDWMSFRFQSNDRASAIMSIQPKWNYFFGSLATQAALLLPILFALIWWLIYRLTKKTLLKRKLPNHHNLFLWCFTLPVLFFFTAISLLYWVKLNWMFPAYISGIILVSRFMSINQLKYQTIISVFLHLAVAIEIIFYPVPVKSDDTWWGWEKLSQEVKIISDQHKDAFIFSDDGYKTTAILNYYLDKKIYSSNILGKNGLQYSVIDNDLSSLKSKSALYIDSQPQIKDTFPSSTTPEILLNYFEEIQQLPPILLKNKQGKLLRKFLVYKCHNYKGV from the coding sequence TTGAAGCAGTTTATAAGTAAATATTTCCTTTTTAACGGAAGTTCCGTTTGGATCCTCTGGCTCCTGTTCATCATCTTCCTGCTCCGTGCGATCATCGTATGCACCATGGGATTAATGCCTCAGGATGCCTATTATTTCTTTTACAGTGAGCATTTGGATTTATCCTACTTTGACCACCCCCCTGCTGTTGCATACATGCTTCGAGGATTTACCTACTTGCTTGGCCATTCCGTATGGTCTATAAAATGCACAGACTTCATTATGGGATGTGCCTCTCTTTTCCTATTCTTCAAGCTAAGCCAAAAATTCAATTCCAACCTGGTAGTCGGAAAGTCAGTCATACTATTTGCCTCAACACTTATGCTCACAGTGTTGATGATCAATACCACTCCTGATGTGCCGCTTATATTTTTTTGGACTCTTACAATTCTATTCTTCTATCATGCCATCTTCGAAGACAAGACGATTTATTGGTTGCTTGGAGGAATGGCGATGGGACTAGCCTTTGACAGCAAATACACAGCGCTCATGCTGCCCGCAGGACTGATCTTGTTTTTATTGCTGTCTCAGAAATACAGACCATATCTCATTTCCTATAAATTTATACTCGCTTTTCTAGTCTGGATAGTTTTCATTGCTCCTGTCATTATTTGGAATGTACAACACGACTGGATGTCCTTCCGGTTTCAATCCAATGACCGTGCTTCTGCAATCATGAGCATACAACCAAAATGGAATTATTTTTTTGGAAGTTTGGCAACACAAGCTGCATTATTGTTGCCAATACTTTTTGCTCTTATCTGGTGGCTGATCTATCGCTTGACTAAAAAGACTCTCCTAAAAAGAAAATTACCAAACCATCATAATTTGTTTTTATGGTGCTTTACTTTGCCCGTCCTTTTTTTCTTCACAGCGATTTCCTTGTTGTATTGGGTAAAACTGAATTGGATGTTCCCGGCATACATCTCCGGCATCATACTTGTAAGCAGGTTTATGAGCATAAATCAACTTAAATATCAAACCATCATCAGTGTTTTCCTCCATCTTGCAGTGGCCATAGAAATCATCTTTTATCCCGTCCCCGTTAAATCTGACGATACCTGGTGGGGTTGGGAAAAATTGAGCCAGGAAGTAAAAATAATTTCAGATCAACATAAAGATGCCTTCATCTTTTCAGATGATGGTTACAAAACCACGGCCATTCTCAACTACTACCTCGACAAAAAAATATATTCTTCCAACATCCTAGGAAAAAACGGACTACAATATTCTGTCATTGACAATGACCTTTCATCATTGAAATCAAAATCCGCCCTGTACATAGATTCTCAACCACAAATTAAAGACACCTTCCCTTCTTCTACCACTCCTGAAATTCTTCTTAACTACTTTGAAGAAATTCAACAACTACCTCCCATCCTCCTAAAAAATAAACAAGGAAAATTGCTCAGAAAATTCCTGGTGTACAAATGCCATAACTATAAAGGAGTATAA
- a CDS encoding T9SS type A sorting domain-containing protein yields MKTIQKSNKLFKKKCNFHSNEKKGFEHDVCDYADELLPLVNGEITYTAFQNEHRWVDRFQVYHLLTEANCQNLSNSVQLFMDQITNSEIGKLVLVESGLNSLAIEANDPNQLLLDSLHILQDILIDQLNAMSVMNWFSWDTIIVVDLTDQINSIQLLLDSLMEINTEVRNGLLEDLIDFNLNICVSTAIATQLKFVNDLQIRSMMDLDFEMTETEESELYNIAILCPDEGGYATLKARGLLHQMGYNQVFDDRPCHESTIQPIILKLPTEKLIVLPNPVYENVWISTLSGQAMMDLVLYDPIGREILKQSKMEENNIYLDMSGFPCGNYIFQGTLSNGDFVRTKINIIR; encoded by the coding sequence ATGAAAACAATTCAAAAAAGTAATAAGCTATTCAAAAAAAAATGCAATTTTCACTCAAACGAAAAGAAGGGTTTTGAACATGATGTTTGTGATTATGCGGATGAATTATTGCCCTTGGTTAATGGGGAAATTACCTATACTGCTTTCCAGAATGAGCACCGATGGGTAGACAGGTTTCAAGTTTATCATTTACTAACTGAAGCCAATTGTCAGAATCTCAGTAATTCTGTACAACTGTTTATGGATCAGATTACCAATTCAGAAATTGGAAAATTAGTGCTTGTAGAGAGTGGTCTGAATTCATTGGCAATTGAAGCTAATGATCCGAATCAGTTGCTCCTTGACTCTCTTCACATCCTACAAGATATTTTGATCGATCAGCTGAATGCCATGTCAGTAATGAACTGGTTTAGTTGGGACACCATTATTGTTGTGGACCTGACCGACCAAATAAACTCCATACAGCTACTTTTGGATTCCCTGATGGAGATTAATACGGAAGTCAGAAATGGATTGCTGGAGGATCTGATTGATTTCAATTTAAATATATGTGTCAGCACCGCCATCGCAACACAATTGAAGTTTGTCAATGACCTGCAGATTCGTTCCATGATGGACCTTGATTTTGAAATGACAGAGACAGAAGAAAGTGAGCTGTACAATATTGCCATATTGTGCCCGGATGAGGGTGGTTATGCCACTTTAAAAGCCAGAGGGCTGCTGCATCAAATGGGTTATAATCAAGTGTTTGATGACAGGCCATGTCATGAAAGCACAATTCAACCGATCATATTGAAGTTGCCGACTGAGAAGTTAATTGTCCTGCCTAATCCGGTTTATGAAAATGTATGGATCAGCACTTTATCTGGTCAGGCAATGATGGATTTAGTGCTCTATGATCCAATCGGCAGAGAGATATTAAAACAATCAAAGATGGAAGAAAATAATATCTATTTGGATATGTCCGGTTTTCCTTGCGGAAATTACATCTTTCAAGGTACCCTAAGCAATGGGGACTTCGTCAGAACAAAAATAAACATCATCCGATGA